The following proteins are encoded in a genomic region of Glycine max cultivar Williams 82 chromosome 18, Glycine_max_v4.0, whole genome shotgun sequence:
- the LOC100777033 gene encoding acyl-coenzyme A oxidase 4, peroxisomal yields the protein MVSRPNLDNANMKMPSYFNFPALDVSVAFPQATPASTFPPCASDYFHFNDLLKPEEQAVRNRVRECMEKEIAPIMTEYWEKAEFPFHVIPKFAALRIAGGTIKGYGCPDLSIAGSAVAAAEVARVDASCSTFFLVHSSLAMLTIALCGSEAQKQKYLPSLAQMKTIACWALTEPDYGSDASALKTTATKVEGGWILDGQKRWIGNSTFADLLVIFARNMTTNQINGYIVKKDAPGLTVTKMENKIGLRIVQNGDIVMGKVFVPDDDRLEGVNSFQDTNKVLAVSRVMVAWQPIGLSMGIYDMCHRYLKERKQFGAPLAAFQISQQKLVQMLGNIQAMILVGWRLCKLYESGKMTPGHASLGKSWITLRARETAALGRELLGGNGILADFLVAKAFCDIEPIYTFEGTYDINTLVTGREITGFASFKPVAQKSRL from the exons ATGGTGTCTCGCCCCAATCTAG ATAATGCGAATATGAAGATGCcgtcatattttaattttccagCACTTGATGTTTCTGTTGCATTTCCACAGGCCACTCCAGCCTCTACTTTTCCTCCTTGTG CTTCagattattttcatttcaatgaCTTGTTGAAACCGGAGGAGCAGGCCGTGAGGAACAGAGTGAGAGAGTGTATGGAAAAAGAAATTGCTCCTATAATGACTGAG TACTGGGAGAAGGCTGAATTCCCATTTCATGTTATCCCAAAGTTTGCTGCCCTGCGTATTGCTGGTGGCACAATTAAG GGTTATGGTTGTCCTGATCTTTCCATAGCTGGAAGTGCTGTTGCTGCAGCAGAAGTTGCTAGAGTTGATGCAAGCTGCTCAACTTTCTTTTTGGTCCATTCTTCCTTGGCAATGCTCACTATtg CATTGTGTGGGTCTGAAGCTCAGAAGCAAAAGTATCTACCTTCTTTGGCTCAAATGAAAACTATAGCATGTTGG gCTTTGACTGAACCTGACTATGGAAGTGATGCCAGTGCTTTGAAGACCACAGCAACAAAG GTGGAAGGTGGTTGGATCCTTGATGGCCAAAAGAGATGGATAGGAAACAGTACATTTGCTGATTTGTTGGTTATCTTTGCTAGGAATATGACAACTAATCAAATAAATGG ATATATTGTCAAAAAGGATGCGCCAGGTTTAACAGTAACAAAAATGGAGAACAAAATTGGACTTAGGATCGTACAAAATGGAGACATAGTTATGGGGAAAGTTTTTGTCCCTGATGATGACAGACTAGAAGGAGTCAATTCTTTTCAGGATACAAACAAG GTACTTGCTGTTTCCCGTGTAATGGTTGCTTGGCAACCTATTGGTTTATCAATGGGCATCTATGATATGTGTCATAG GTACCTAAAGGAGAGGAAACAGTTTGGAGCACCATTAGCAGCTTTCCAAATCAGTCAACAGAAACTTGTTCAAATGCTAGGTAACATTCAAGCAATGATTCTTGTTGGTTGGCGCCTGTGCAAGTTGTATGAGAGTGGTAAAATGACACCAGGTCATGCTAGCTTGGGGAAG TCGTGGATTACCCTGAGGGCAAGAGAAACAGCTGCCTTGGGAAGAGAATTGCTTGGTGGCAATGGAATTTTGGCTGATTTTCTAGTGGCAAAG GCATTCTGTGATATAGAACCTATCTATACATTTGAAGGCACGTATGACATAAACACCTTGGTTACAGGCAGGGAAATTACTGGTTTTGCCAGCTTTAAGCCGGTTGCTCAAAAAAGTAGACTGTGA
- the LOC100794752 gene encoding protein RESPONSE TO ABA AND SALT 1 codes for MTDANADSFEAFLQGWRVRQRGYLDELLSAQQHYHELQDDDVKQLINRVVCHYGQYFEEKSKIAHQNVLLVFSPPWFSSLERTFLWVGGFKPGVAFQVVNAALEVLSEEQKERLSLLNQETKVKERALNDELAKLHESVAAPPLVDMARSHGRVCFSRSFMAEGGSSVPSTFRETLENLVANADALRTNTSLKIFQILRPSQLVSFLVAVAELQIRIGSWGLDKDALNGGQG; via the coding sequence ATGACTGATGCAAATGCTGATTCGTTTGAGGCATTTCTCCAAGGGTGGAGGGTGCGCCAAAGAGGCTACCTTGATGAGCTTCTCTCAGCTCAGCAACACTATCACGAGCTGCAGGATGATGATGTGAAGCAATTGATCAACAGGGTCGTCTGCCACTATGGACAATACTTTGAAGAGAAATCAAAGATTGCCCACCAAAATGTTCTTCTTGTTTTCTCACCACCATGGTTCAGTTCATTGGAAAGAACCTTTCTTTGGGTTGGGGGGTTCAAACCTGGAGTGGCCTTTCAGGTTGTGAACGCAGCTTTGGAGGTTTTGTCAGAAGAGCAAAAGGAGAGGCTGAGTTTGCTCAACCAAGAGACCAAGGTGAAGGAGAGAGCCCTAAATGATGAGTTGGCCAAGCTTCATGAGAGTGTGGCAGCTCCACCGCTGGTGGACATGGCCAGGAGCCATGGTAGGGTGTGTTTCAGTAGGTCCTTCATGGCAGAGGGGGGTTCTTCCGTTCCAAGCACTTTCAGAGAGACATTGGAGAATCTGGTGGCAAATGCAGATGCTTTGAGGACAAACACATCTTTGAAGATTTTCCAGATACTGAGACCTTCTCAGCTTGTTTCATTCTTGGTTGCTGTGGCTGAGCTTCAGATCAGGATTGGGTCTTGGGGTTTGGACAAGGATGCCCTGAATGGAGGCCAAGGGTGA